Proteins encoded by one window of Arachis hypogaea cultivar Tifrunner chromosome 1, arahy.Tifrunner.gnm2.J5K5, whole genome shotgun sequence:
- the LOC140183784 gene encoding uncharacterized mitochondrial protein AtMg00240-like: MQVNHKLKIIEGATLADKERYQRLVEKLIYLSHTRPDIAYVVGIVSQFMRKPQEDHMKAATKIVRYLKGAPRSGIIFKRNGHLKVEAYTDADWADNPNDRRSTAGYLTLVGGNLLADILTKTVSRQALTRVLTKLSIGDPTTHLAKEY; this comes from the exons ATGCAAGTTAATCACAAGTTGAAGATAATAGAAGGTGCCACCCTAGCAGATAAGGAAAGGTACCAGCGACTGGTTGAAAAACTAATTTACTTATCACATACTCGGCCTGACATAGCTTATGTTGTGGGAATAGTAAGTCAGTTTATGCGTAAGCCACAAGAAGATCATATGAAAGCTGCCACGAAGATAGTTCGATATTTGAAGGGAGCTCCAAGAAGTGGAATCATTTTCAAAAGGAATGGCCACTTGAAGGTTGAGGCATACACTGACGCAGATTGGGCGGACAATCCAAATGATAGAAGATCAACAGCTGGTTACTTGACACTTGTTGGAGGCAACCTG TTGGCTGATATTCTTACTAAAACAGTTTCAAGACAAGCCCTTACGAGAGTTCTCACCAAGCTGAGTATTGGTGATCCCACTACTCACCTTGCGAAGGAgtattag
- the LOC112704807 gene encoding sodium/hydrogen exchanger 1, which produces MAYEEVITSVMSSDHASVVSMNLFVALLCACIIIGHLLEKNPWLNESITALLIGLCTGVFILLNTGGRSSHIFVFSEDLFFIYLLPPIIFNAGFRVKKKQFFRNFMTIILFGVVGTLISFAVISLGAIHLFQKLDLGSLKIGDYLAIGAIFSATDSVCTLQVLNQDETPLLYSLVFGEGVVNDATSVVLLKAIQNFDLSHIDFATASELLANFLYLFIASTVLGILVGLLSAYIIKNLYFGKLIRHCTNREVALMILMAYLSYMLAELFALSAILTMFFCGIVMSHYTWHNVTESSRVTTKHAFATLSFIAEIFIFLYVGMDALDIEKWRFVSQSPGKSVGISSVLLGLILVGRAAFVFPLSFLSNLLQKSPHVKIDMKQQVTIWWSGLMRGAVSIALAYNQFTRLGYSESRENAIMITSTISVVLFSTVVFGMITKPLVRLLLPSSKHIISIPSPPSTPKTLTEPLLGNGHHDSGPNNGDSVNGPSPNRLRILLNMTNRGVHHYWRKFDDSVMRPVFGGRGFVPYVPGSPLEPSLPQWRSITSPTAEENL; this is translated from the exons atggcatACGAGGAAGTAATAACGAGTGTGATGAGCTCCGATCACGCATCAGTGGTGTCAATGAACCTCTTTGTAGCTCTTCTATGCGCTTGTATCATCATAGGTCACTTGCTCGAAAAGAATCCATGGCTCAATGAATCCATCACCGCCCTTCTTATT GGTCTGTGTACAGGAGTGTTCATATTGCTAAACACGGGAGGAAGAAGCTCTCACATTTTCGTTTTCAGCGAAGATCTTTTCTTTATTTACCTTCTCCCACCTATCATTTTCAATGCCGG GTTTCGAGTGAAGAAGAAACAATTCTTTCGCAATTTTATGACTATAATTCTCTTCGGAGTCGTTGGAACTTTGATATCATTCGCCGTCATATCACTGG GTGCTATACACTTATTCCAGAAATTGGATCTTGGTTCACTCAAGATTGGAGATTATCTAG CAATTGGAGCAATTTTTTCAGCAACAGATTCTGTTTGCACTTTGCAG GTGCTTAATCAGGACGAGACACCATTACTATACAGCCTAGTGTTTGGGGAAGGGGTAGTAAATGATGCTACTTCTGTGGTGCTCCTCAAAGCAATTCAGAATTTTGACCTTTCCCACATTGACTTTGCCACCGCTTCAGAATTATTAGCCAACTTTTTATACTTATTCATCGCAAGCACTGTGCTGGGAATTTTA GTTGGATTGCTTAGTGCATACATtattaaaaatctttattttggCAAGTTGATCAG GCATTGTACCAATCGTGAGGTTGCTCTTATGATACTGATGGCTTACCTTTCATACATGCTTGCTGAG cTATTTGCTTTGAGTGCTATTCTGACCATGTTCTTCTGCGGCATAGTTATGTCTCACTACACATGGCACAATGTTACCGAAAGTTCAAGAGTCACAACCAA GCATGCTTTTGCAACATTGTCATTCATTGCTGAGATATTTATATTCCTTTATGTTGGGATGGATGCACTGGACATAGAGAAGTGGCGATTTGTAAGCCAAAG TCCTGGAAAATCAGTTGGGATCAGTTCAGTGCTTCTAGGACTTATCCTAGTTGGAAGAGCAGCATTTGTTTTTCCTCTCTCATTCTTATCCAATTTGCTCCAGAAATCCCCACATGTGAAAATTGACATGAAGCAACAA GTCACAATCTGGTGGTCTGGTCTCATGCGAGGTGCTGTTTCTATAGCACTTGCTTACAACCAG TTTACAAGGCTAGGCTACTCTGAGTCGCGTGAGAATGCCATCATGATCACTAGTACCATTTCTGTTGTTCTCTTCAGCACAGTG GTGTTTGGGATGATCACAAAGCCACTTGTGAGGTTACTGCTTCCTTCTTCCAAACATATAATCAGCATACCGTCCCCACCATCGACCCCAAAGACACTGACAGAACCCCTATTGGGCAATGGACACCATGACTCAGGGCCCAACAATGGTGACAGTGTAAATGGGCCTAGCCCAAACCGATTGCGTATACTTCTGAACATGACTAATCGTGGAGTACACCATTATTGGCGCAAGTTTGATGACTCTGTTATGCGTCCTGTCTTTGGTGGGAGGGGTTTTGTACCTTACGTTCCAGGTTCACCCCTTGAACCGAGTCTTCCGCAGTGGCGTTCAATTACTTCACCTACAGCTGAAGAAAACTTATGA